DNA sequence from the Paenibacillus physcomitrellae genome:
GCGTACTCCAAATCCCCTCCGACGGGAAGTCCGTGGGCAATCCGGGTCACTTTAATCTCAAAAGGCCGGACCAGCCGGGAAATGTACATCGCAGTAGCTTCCCCTTCAATGTTTGGATTCGTAGCTAAAATTAGCTCGTTCACGCGTTCGTCGCTGAGACGGGTCAAGAGTTCTTTAAGTTTAATATCATCAGGTCCGATCCCTTCCATTGGAGAGATGGCACCCTGCAAAACATGGTAATAGCCATTGAATTCCTTGGTTCGCTCCATGGCCACCAGATCCTTGGTCTCCTGAACCACGCAGATGACAGACGGATCACGGGTTTTGTCCTGACAAATCTGGCAGGGGTCCGTATCGGTAATATTGCCGCAAACGGAACAATAATGAAGATTCCGTTTTACGCTTACAAGCGCTTTGGCAAAGTCGATGACATCGTCCTCTTTCATTCGCAGCACGTGGAAGGCCAGCCGGGCAGCTGTTTTCGGACCAACGCCGGGCAAACGGGTAAATGCGTCGATGAGTTTGGCTATCGGTTCGGGATAATACAAAGCGGGGTTCTCCTTTTTATTCGAATAACCGGACGGTCGCCCGGAAGTATCAATTATGAATAAACTTCGGAGGTAAGCCCTCCGAAGTTTGGCGTAAATCCTGCAACTTTAGCAGCAAATTCAGTTTGTGACGTGCTTAAACCTAGAACAGACCTGGAATTTTCATACCGCCTGTGAACTTACCCATGTCCTGATTGGCGATTTCTTCGGCTTTGGTCAAGGCATCGTTAACGGCAGTCAAAACGAGGTCCTGCAGCATTTCTACATCATCCGGGTCAACGGCTTCCGGTTTGATAGCGATGGACAAGATCTTCTTGTGGCCGTTAGCTTCTACAGTTACGACACCGCCGCCGGAAGTTCCTTCAACGCGTTTGTCAGCCAGCTCTTCCTGCGCTTTCAGCATTTGCTCCTGCATTTTCTTCACTTGCTTCATCATTTGGTTCATGTTATTCATCTTAAACCATCTCCTTAAAATGAGTATATTTACTTTCAAATATATTTAGATCAAGTTCGGCTCAGCCCAGAAACGGTCATCTCCGGTCCTGTGTATCCGCCCCGTCAGTCTTTGACTACGACCAAATCCTCGCCAAATAACTGGACGGCCTCATCTACCCAAGGCTCCTGACTGGCCGATTGTTCGTCCCCTTCAGGATGAGAAAGCTCAAAAGGCTCTTTAGCCGGCTCCGCCGCTCCTTGTGCAGCCGCGTCATTCCAATCCTTCTGCATCATGGTCAAAAGCCGATAAGGCTTACCAAGCTCCTGTTCCAGCACCCGCTCGATGACCTGCTTATTCGCAGGTTTCTCGGTAGTTTCCCGGTGGATGTCATTCTTGAAAGCGACTAGAACCGCATCCTCCCAAACGGAAACCGGTTCCCCATTCATAAACCAAGCATGAATCGTCACTTTCTCTTCTTTCACCCGTTGGAGGATCACGTTCCACTTCTGCTGGATCGCCATAAATTCCTGGCTGCCGCGATTGCCAATGTACCGGTCAATATGAGAAGGAATCTTCGCTGTGCTGGATATGCGAGGCGCAGGCGTCCTTGGCCGGGAGGATTCGGACTTATTGCCCCCTCCACCGGCGGCAGCACCTGATTTAAGCGCCTGGTCCAGCTTTCTCTCAAGCTCTTGCAGCTGGCGGCGCAGTTGATCTACCTGGCCAGCATCGGCGGAACCTGAAGCGGAAGAAGAGACTGGTGAAGAATGTGCTTCAAGGCCGGCGGCATGAGCAGCCTGAGAACCACTCCCGCTTTCGGCAATGCTGCATAATTTCAGCAGGGCCACTTCAAAGAGCATTTGCGGCTGGACCGCATATTTCATCTCGTTCTGATAATGATTCAGAGTCTCGATAAACTGAAATAGTTGATTTTTAGTGAATGCCTCGGCAATTTCTGAAAAAGCGCCCGGTTCAAGCACCCTTTCCGTCAGCTTCTCGGCTTTGGGCACCATCTTGATCATCAGCAGGTCCCTGAAGTAATACAGCAGGTTCTCCATGCATTTATCAGCGCTTTTGCCTTCCTGCATCATTCGTTCGATGAGCTGGAGCACACCGCCGATATCCCCTTGAAGCAAGCTGCCGGCAAGCTCGGCGAACTGACTAGAGGGAATTCCCCCTGTCATTTCAAGCACCTGCTTGTAGGATACTTGTCCTTCGGAAAAAGAAGCGATCTGATCGAGAATGCTGACTGCATCCCGCATCCCGCCGTCAGACAAACGGGCAATGTATTCGATGGCTTCATCATCCGCCTGAATGCCTTCTTCCTGGCAAATCTGCTTCAGCCGCTGACTTTGTTCTTCCAGAGAAACGCGCCGGAAGTCAAACCGCTGGCAGCGGGAAATAACTGTAGCAGGCAAGCGGTGAGGCTCCGTTGTTGCCAGAATAAACATGACATGCGGAGGCGGCTCTTCCAGCGTCTTCAGCAGGGCGTTAAAAGCTTCCGTAGTCAGCATATGAACTTCGTCGATTATATAAACCTTTTGCCGAACTTCAGTCGGAGCATATTTGACCTTGTCCCTTAAGTCCCGAATCTCCTCAACCCCGCGGTTGGATGCAGCGTCAATCTCCAGAACATCCATGACAGCCCCGGACGTAATTCGCCGGCAGGCTTCACATTCATTACAGGGCTCGGCAGCAGGGCCACGCTCGCAGTTGACGGCTTTGGCCAGAATCTTGGCCGCCGTAGTCTTACCGGTGCCTCGCGGACCGCTAAACAAATAAGCATGGGCCAGACGGTCTTCGCGGATCGCGTTTTGCAGCGTGCGAATAATATGCTGTTGTCCCACCATGTCCTGAAACAACTGAGGCCGCCAGGCACGGTACAAGGCAACGTGTTCCACTTTATGCGGCACCTTCTTTCAAAACTTTTGGGCTATTGCCGCTCCCCGGGCAACCCCGGTTTCGCAGCAAGTTAAGGTCTGCCTCCCTTCCCAATGGGAGAAGGACAACGAGACCGCTTTCCTTATTATACTATACTCGGTACAGTCAGAAAAACACAAAAAACCGGATATCGGCCGATCAGCCTTTTCCCTTCAAAAGGACGATTAACCCCCAACTTCATTACCCGCACAAAAAAAGCACCCCCAACTGGTGTCAGAGATGCGTTCGCTTGGTCCATCATTATTCGTAAATCATATTCGTGCACATAAAGGAATATTAGCCGTGCACCTGTTATTGATCATTGCGATCCAAGCGGCACCCTGCCGGAACACCTCGGGTTAGGCTGCCCTCCGGCACAAGAGTGGGACTGCTTATGGCTGCTTCCTTCCGGACCTGACCAGGTTCACAGATACTCATTGCGGAGGACCCAACCGTCAACGATGACCGACAGGACCAGACCTTACATCAGCAAGACCTCTAACAGGAATTCAACCTCGCTACAGCGGATTGCGAGTTACAGGGCACCGCTACCTCCCCGTCTAGCACGGTGAAAATAAGTATATCTCATGCCTGTACAAATTGCAACCGAAACAGCCATCCTTATAATACCACCCGCCAAGCAATGAAGGCGGAGCGGGCTTTGCCGCAAAGCAAAAAGCTATTAAAAATTCCCCGCTCCTCAGGAGTAGGGGATAAAAGACTAACGTTCATTCTCTTAGACGGATTAGATTCCGTATTTCTTTTTGAATTTATCCACGCGTCCGCCGGCATCCATAAACTTCTGTCTGCCTGTGAAATAAGGATGGCATGCGGAGCAGATCTCTACCCGCAGGTCCTGTTTCACCGAACCCGTTTCAAATTGGTTCCCGCATGCGCAGGTTACCAGGGTCATGCTGTACTTCGGCTGAATAGCTGAATTCATGACTTTCACCTCTTTCCGCCCTGAGCCTCATGCGGACTCAGAGTTATAATGGACAATCAGCCAGAATTATAGCATAACGCCGTCAGCACCGACAATCCCAATCTTTGTCATCCCGAGTTTGCTGTTCACAATCTAGGATCCGAACCTCACAGCAGTGTAGGCTTCCGTTTGGCGCGGGTCAGTTCAGCCGGCGGCACATGGGTATAAGAACCGATCACCACGTCAGGCAGTTCTTCCTGGAAGATCTCGATCGCCTGCTTCATGCCCAGAATCTCGCCTTTAGCTTTAGGAATCAGCTCCAGATAGCTTTCAGGGTCGATATTCAGGTTGCGCAGCTGAATCAGCTTCAGCTTGGTCCGGCGAACGAATTCAATCATCGCTTCCACTTCTTCTTCCCGGTCGGTTACACCAGGGAAGATCAGATAGTTGATCGAGGTATAGACGCCTTGGGACTCTGCATATTTCAGCGATTTCTCCACGTTAGCCAGCGTATAACCCCGCGGTTTGTAATAAGCGTTGTAATGATCGTCGAGGGCACTGATGGTGCTGACACGCATCAGATCCAGCCCCGCATCCACGATGCCGCGGATATGGTCGCTGAGGCCGGCGTTTGTATTAATGTTAATGTAACCCATATCCGTGCGCTCACGGACCTGACGGATAGCATCAATAATCAATTTGGCCTGGGTGGAAGGCTCGCCTTCACAACCTTGACCGAAGCTGATGATCGACTCCGGTGTCTTCAAATGCTCCAGCATTACTTCGACAATCTCCTCGGTACGCGGACGGAAGTTCATCCGGGTCTGCGGAGAGACGAAGCCGCTGTCATCCGGCTGCTCGGAAATACAGCCAAAGCAGCCCGCATTGCAGGAGTAAGAGACAGGAACGGCGC
Encoded proteins:
- the recR gene encoding recombination mediator RecR yields the protein MYYPEPIAKLIDAFTRLPGVGPKTAARLAFHVLRMKEDDVIDFAKALVSVKRNLHYCSVCGNITDTDPCQICQDKTRDPSVICVVQETKDLVAMERTKEFNGYYHVLQGAISPMEGIGPDDIKLKELLTRLSDERVNELILATNPNIEGEATAMYISRLVRPFEIKVTRIAHGLPVGGDLEYADEVTLSKALEGRRELN
- the dnaX gene encoding DNA polymerase III subunit gamma/tau → MEHVALYRAWRPQLFQDMVGQQHIIRTLQNAIREDRLAHAYLFSGPRGTGKTTAAKILAKAVNCERGPAAEPCNECEACRRITSGAVMDVLEIDAASNRGVEEIRDLRDKVKYAPTEVRQKVYIIDEVHMLTTEAFNALLKTLEEPPPHVMFILATTEPHRLPATVISRCQRFDFRRVSLEEQSQRLKQICQEEGIQADDEAIEYIARLSDGGMRDAVSILDQIASFSEGQVSYKQVLEMTGGIPSSQFAELAGSLLQGDIGGVLQLIERMMQEGKSADKCMENLLYYFRDLLMIKMVPKAEKLTERVLEPGAFSEIAEAFTKNQLFQFIETLNHYQNEMKYAVQPQMLFEVALLKLCSIAESGSGSQAAHAAGLEAHSSPVSSSASGSADAGQVDQLRRQLQELERKLDQALKSGAAAGGGGNKSESSRPRTPAPRISSTAKIPSHIDRYIGNRGSQEFMAIQQKWNVILQRVKEEKVTIHAWFMNGEPVSVWEDAVLVAFKNDIHRETTEKPANKQVIERVLEQELGKPYRLLTMMQKDWNDAAAQGAAEPAKEPFELSHPEGDEQSASQEPWVDEAVQLFGEDLVVVKD
- a CDS encoding YbaB/EbfC family nucleoid-associated protein; the encoded protein is MNNMNQMMKQVKKMQEQMLKAQEELADKRVEGTSGGGVVTVEANGHKKILSIAIKPEAVDPDDVEMLQDLVLTAVNDALTKAEEIANQDMGKFTGGMKIPGLF
- a CDS encoding radical SAM protein; the protein is MYLVYADEQGNVFDHDTLYGLARSGDMIVEIMEDELIPLPNGATLVGLPSTRPVGMDPETGEMQPLPGNVQAVGALLPQGFTRLCLPGYIKTDKDYKLPLFGYSAVVWKDGQFYVTARMSDDPEKWNPLNCDPLDLKNSVKRLRDEYPENRLYEHLSNCALGYECLTASNTFLNRWEGAVPVSYSCNAGCFGCISEQPDDSGFVSPQTRMNFRPRTEEIVEVMLEHLKTPESIISFGQGCEGEPSTQAKLIIDAIRQVRERTDMGYININTNAGLSDHIRGIVDAGLDLMRVSTISALDDHYNAYYKPRGYTLANVEKSLKYAESQGVYTSINYLIFPGVTDREEEVEAMIEFVRRTKLKLIQLRNLNIDPESYLELIPKAKGEILGMKQAIEIFQEELPDVVIGSYTHVPPAELTRAKRKPTLL
- the rpmE gene encoding 50S ribosomal protein L31 — encoded protein: MNSAIQPKYSMTLVTCACGNQFETGSVKQDLRVEICSACHPYFTGRQKFMDAGGRVDKFKKKYGI